Proteins found in one Neodiprion lecontei isolate iyNeoLeco1 chromosome 6, iyNeoLeco1.1, whole genome shotgun sequence genomic segment:
- the LOC124295040 gene encoding splicing regulatory glutamine/lysine-rich protein 1-like: MVRASNPRLMARVLEAVKHLGEGRGSSAKQVLEVLLRQANDDPPTRNLAMQVHRALKNAVTAGLLQLRSGRYKMLIPLKTGVKNRSGSGKAVKPRTGNPAAAGRKNEDIEKATDSPSPQAHDARPKKRCSHCKKHKRRSSKRHRKRSSRRRRRPTRQARERESRKRRRQGDEEVSTRPDRHRKSDSPGARTVPGNGHKSEKLGKKRRKLDQENNGQDYEIHDSVIRNRSPSSSGSEGEKDEPQKTTREKLSSAGRKRDSSSHRRGPNVRRRSSMRGTRSPRRTGGSHQGGSNHRCTMDADACEDGGMDRCDDETQGENVHDNSDETIDVEKDAAAARNLRNSGSDDSL; the protein is encoded by the exons ATGGTTCGGGCTTCGAACCCCCGGCTGATGGCCCGGGTCCTGGAGGCCGTCAAGCACCTCGGCGAAGGGCGAGGATCCTCGGCTAAACAAGTCCTCGAGGTGCTTCTCAGGCAGGCGAACGACGACCCGCCGACTAGAAACCTCGCGATGCAG GTTCATCGAGCCCTGAAAAATGCGGTTACGGCGGGTCTCCTGCAGTTGCGTAGCGGGCGATACAAGATGCTGATACCTTTGAAAACGGGCGTGAAGAACCGTTCCGGAAGCGGGAAAGCGGTCAAACCGAGAACCGGAAATCCGGCAGCTGCAGGAAGGAAAAatgaggatattgaaaaagcGACAGATTCACCGAGTCCGCAAGCTCACGACGCTCGTCCAAAGAAGAG ATGTTCGCACTGCAAAAAGCACAAGCGAAGATCGAGCAAGCGTCACAGAAAGCGAAGCTCGCGGAGGCGAAGACGTCCTACGAGACAGGCGAGGGAACGAGAGTCCCGGAAACGTCGTCGTCAGGGTGACGAGGAAGTTTCGACGCGGCCGGACCGACACCGAAAATCGGACTCTCCCGGTGCCCGAACGGTTCCTGGTAACGGGCACAAGTCCGAGAAGCTGGgcaagaagaggaggaagttGGACCAGGAGAACAACGGGCAGGATTACGAAATCCACGATTCCGTAATCAGGAATCGATCACCCTCGTCTTCCGGGTCCGAGGGCGAGAAAGACGAGCCTCAAAAAACCACGAGGGAGAAACTGAGCTCAGCAG GCCGTAAAAGAGACTCCTCGTCTCATCGAAGAGGCCCAAACGTGCGAAGAAGGAGTTCGATGAGAGGAACACGCTCGCCTCGGCGAACCGGAGGATCGCATCAGGGGGGATCTAATCACCGCTGCACGATGGATGCGGATGCATGCGAAGACGGGGGGATGGATCGCTGCGACGACGAGACGCAGGGCGAGAATGTTCACGATAATTCGGACGAAACGATCGACGTTGAAAAAGACGCGGCAGCGGCCCGAAACTTGCGGAACAGCGGCAGCGACGACAGTCTTTAG